In Brettanomyces nanus chromosome 3, complete sequence, a single genomic region encodes these proteins:
- a CDS encoding uncharacterized protein (MEROPS:MER0026469~EggNog:ENOG41) produces the protein MTLLSGALKINSGELVDTIHQTAEKFGAKNRWGPEPTQTGVRRLALSDYDKEVKDWFIQQAKSLGCKVIVDEVGNIFATFPGKNRDAKPTGMGSHLDTQPTGGRYDGIFGVLSGLQVLRTLKANDYVPNYPITLVDWCNEEGARFPMSLMSSSVWAGISTKEHVYGLKDVYDNKTTVLEELNRIGYKGSVESSHVANPLNCHFEIHIEQGPILEMMGKRIGVLTSAQAFRWLDVTFKGMPQHTGTTPLEYRRDALLATAKVITGINEIGKKHHGVASVGMMSLSPNVVNVIPGEVSFVVDIRHHTDEGLHKIYTDVRALIDEITLNKAGNGIPLEVEIGDPYPIPTTVFHTDLVDLIEECAYSVVGEENTHRMVSGAGHDSCATGSVIPTAMIFVPSKNGISHNPEEYTKPDELEAGFRVLLETILRYDQERVE, from the coding sequence ATGACTCTTTTATCCGGCGCACTAAAAATTAACTCAGGTGAATTGGTTGATACAATTCACCAGACGGCCGAAAAGTTCGGAGCCAAAAACCGTTGGGGACCAGAACCAACTCAAACGGGTGTGAGAAGACTCGCGCTTTCAGATTATGACAAGGAAGTTAAGGACTGGTTCATTCAGCAGGCAAAATCTCTTGGCTGTAAAGTCATAGTCGATGAAGTCGGAAACATTTTTGCTACCTTTCCAGGTAAGAACAGGGATGCGAAGCCCACTGGTATGGGATCTCATCTTGATACTCAGCCAACCGGTGGTAGATACGATGGTATCTTTGGTGTTCTCTCTGGTCTTCAGGTTTTAAGAACTTTAAAGGCTAACGACTATGTTCCCAACTATCCAATCACTTTGGTGGATTGGTgcaatgaagaaggagcaCGTTTTCCGATGTCACTCATGTCTTCTTCGGTTTGGGCAGGTATATCAACCAAAGAGCATGTATATGGGTTAAAGGATGTATATGACAATAAAACCACTGTCTTGGAAGAACTCAATAGAATTGGTTACAAAGGGTCTGTGGAGTCCAGTCATGTTGCCAACCCCTTAAACTGCCACTTTGAGATTCATATTGAACAAGGACCGATTCTTGAAATGATGGGAAAGAGGATAGGAGTCCTCACAAGTGCCCAAGCTTTCAGATGGCTAGATGTTACCTTCAAAGGTATGCCACAGCATACTGGTACCACTCCACTCGAATATAGAAGAGACGCTTTGCTTGCTACAGCTAAGGTTATTACGGGTATCAATGAGATCGGAAAGAAGCACCATGGTGTTGCTTCTGTCGGAATGATGAGTCTCTCTCCAAATGTGGTTAACGTTATCCCTGGTGAAGTCAGTTTTGTTGTTGATATTAGACATCACACTGATGAAGGGCTTCACAAAATTTACACGGATGTCAGGGCAttgattgatgagatcACCTTGAACAAGGCTGGTAACGGCATCCCCTTGGAAGTTGAGATAGGTGATCCATACCCAATTCCTACCACCGTTTTTCACACAGATCTAGTGGACttgattgaagaatgtgCATATTCTGTCgttggagaagaaaatactCATAGAATGGTGAGTGGAGCAGGGCACGACTCTTGTGCAACTGGTTCTGTCATACCGACTGCAATGATATTTGTTCCTTCTAAGAATGGAATTTCTCATAATCCTGAGGAGTATACCAAGCCGGACGAGCTTGAGGCTGGTTTCAGAGTTTTGTTGGAAACGATTTTAAGATATGATCAGGAAAGAGTTGAGTAG
- a CDS encoding uncharacterized protein (MEROPS:MER0015112), with protein MEYDLVIYNGVIVNASTVINPPAYIGIKKEKIACISTEPLNGKIMIDAEGGIITPGGIDAHVHVSQPCTSDTFDSATRSSICGGTTSFICFATQERGVESSIPDLKNYIKLAHGKSFCDYGMHMIVTDPTDQFLEEEMPVLVKDYGITSVKVYMTYEIWSVSDKQILKVLLMGRKLGVTTMIHAENNDIIEYLIEKFEKAGTTQPFFHSASRPLVCEDEASYRAISLANMVDQALLIVHMSTSESMKHVHDAQTKNCPIYSETCPQYLFLTSEYLKSHINSNYSEGSVIDDGLHINVDKNDSFQGAKYICSPPIRDSQDELQGIWQAVENGTVTIYSSDHSPCNYDDRKGKKKGLKTDGTMDFAVVPNGLPGVETRLPLLFCYGVETGRISPQKFVEVSCTNPASLYGMSSFKGSIDIGLDADIIIWYPKNKIKPFQLTNRMLHHDIDHTPFEGMTFTNWPRYSILRGKIIWDRDHGGLNESKPKGKFLKRGKSTFTLNKNKAPPKYFD; from the coding sequence ATGGAGTACGATCTAGTGATTTACAACGGAGTAATTGTGAATGCTTCAACAGTCATCAATCCTCCTGCCTATATAGGCATtaaaaaggagaagatagCCTGTATTTCAACGGAACCCTTAAATGGTAAGATAATGATAGATGCGGAAGGCGGTATTATTACACCAGGTGGGATTGATGCCCACGTCCATGTCAGCCAACCCTGTACCAGTGACACATTTGATTCTGCAACCAGGTCTTCCATCTGTGGCGGTACAACATCATTCATCTGTTTTGCTACTCAAGAGAGGGGGGTGGAATCATCGATTCctgatttgaagaactaTATCAAGTTGGCACATGGCAAAAGTTTCTGCGATTATGGTATGCACATGATTGTCACCGATCCTACAGACCAGTTTCTCGAAGAGGAAATGCCTGTCTTAGTTAAGGACTATGGTATAACTTCAGTTAAAGTATACATGACATATGAGATTTGGAGCGTCAGTGACAAACAAattttgaaggttctttTGATGGGAAGAAAGTTGGGTGTTACTACGATGATTCATGCAGAGAATAACGATATTATTGAGTACTTGATTGAGAAGTTCGAGAAGGCAGGCACAACTCAACCCTTCTTTCATTCTGCTTCAAGGCCACTTGTATGCGAAGACGAAGCATCATATAGGGCTATTAGTTTGGCAAATATGGTTGATCAAGCTCTATTGATAGTTCATATGTCAACCAGCGAAAGCATGAAGCATGTTCACGATGCCCAGACCAAAAATTGTCCTATCTATTCGGAAACATGTCCTCAGTACTTGTTTTTAACCAGTGAATATCTAAAATCACACATCAATAGTAATTATTCTGAAGGTTCCGTTATTGACGATGGTTTACATATTAATGTTGATAAGAatgattcttttcaagGGGCAAAATACATTTGTTCTCCCCCTATTAGAGACTCTCAAGATGAACTTCAAGGTATCTGGCAAGCAGTGGAAAATGGAACAGTTACCATCTATTCCAGTGACCATTCACCTTGCAACTATGATGatagaaaaggaaagaaaaaaggcCTTAAGACAGATGGAACTATGGATTTTGCTGTGGTTCCTAATGGCTTACCTGGTGTTGAGACCAGATTGCCTTTGTTGTTTTGCTATGGTGTAGAAACAGGTCGAATTAGTCCTCAgaaatttgttgaagtGTCATGCACAAATCCTGCCTCATTGTATGGCATGTCGAGCTTCAAGGGCTCCATAGATATTGGTTTAGATGCTGATATTATCATCTGGTATCCAAAGAATAAGATAAAACCATTTCAGCTTACAAACAGAATGCTTCACCATGATATTGATCATACTCCATTCGAAGGAATGACATTTACTAATTGGCCCAGATATTCCATCCTAAGAGGTAAAATTATTTGGGATAGAGATCATGGTGGATTGAACGAATCAAAGCCCAAAGGtaagttcttgaagagaggAAAGAGTACTTTTACATTGAACAAGAATAAAGCTCCGCCAAAGTATTTTGATTGA
- a CDS encoding uncharacterized protein (EggNog:ENOG41): MLCTRRGGNCSFNESIQVTRPKKKPSEPQIHFYVPKVKQNDTDVVREIDEDCRGEKEMSNTNEAHRDVTSAEDDNDSVRPTELTDSINYSTQMKSVGRNSSSEAIDVCTTTVNSIDSGVPLGASESLLSTSEYIPNLENQPPVTPIQSYEFDLPLTIDMWNIMFQDLQNDSLHVDMKNTRLSSKAEANSQVSTVSSPFSSSVTKAGSSALAPTITVGDIQQLPSFHLQSQGINRFGVCSLQQIRKYIKGSVDADEAIKVQYLTENSYMDPYIYTKLAHEDEGPVEGEFSGGEFPVPTSRRSPTSRLGSFSQMDLSGVSSASDESVFYRKLVEQTPDNIHSTGSSILLVRNDPGMSRQDVATKEKIRALIGSFGPRLLLIYFRYINPFLPLFSRGLFYFGTNQNMLEFHNSLLATLLTLGMDYWAIDPVLQQYTPPSDITLFKIARSAMMEEQEMPNYSSLQACILLSQKRPVDLSKPDTPFVWTVLGMAASLAETMGYNHECLEWHIPSWDKRLRRRIWWCFLVQDTWFAACYGLPLHIASRYWHVSPLTPNDFESYSMNERDSENFKLSVVSFCFMVNISSLVATICDEFLYSHMSSFSFETIYRMGWQLLDKVTAMEEDSPRSLQVSSQITGQIAWANASIQLAIQAAKLIILRHLLHKLKASDERSQHRYRDSIFDSSLDCLRSILCLVGKIKADHFQYFWYSWSRLNFALAANFFLLVYSLVESAQERDTVKGLLDNYRWWLRCNNSSFSDLSLALAVLDRAYAEGLERIAR, translated from the coding sequence ATGTTATGTACACGTCGTGGCGGGAACTGCTCATTTAATGAGAGCATTCAGGTTACaagaccaaaaaaaaagcctTCGGAGCCACAAATTCACTTTTATGTTCCTAAGGTGAAGCAAAACGATACAGATGTTGTCCGtgagattgatgaagattGTCGAGGAGAGAAGGAAATGTCTAATACAAATGAAGCACATCGAGACGTTACCTctgcagaagatgataatgatTCTGTAAGGCCTACAGAACTCACCGACTCTATAAACTATTCCACTCAGATGAAATCTGTGGGTCgtaattcttcttcagaagcAATAGATGTATGCACGACCACTGTGAACTCCATTGATTCTGGAGTACCTCTTGGTGCTTCAGAAAGTCTCTTGAGCACATCAGAGTATATTCCCAACCTTGAGAATCAGCCACCTGTCACACCTATCCAATCATATGAGTTTGATTTACCGCTTACAATTGATATGTGGAATATCATGTTTCAGGATCTTCAGAATGATTCATTACACGTTGATATGAAAAATACTCGACTGTCCAGTAAGGCCGAAGCGAATAGCCAAGTCAGCActgtttcttctcctttttcttcttcagtaaCCAAGGCTGGTTCCTCTGCTCTTGCTCCAACGATTACTGTAGGGGATATTCAGCAGCTTCCAagttttcatcttcaaagccaaGGAATAAATCGTTTTGGAGTCTGCTCACTTCAGCAAATTCGTAAATACATTAAAGGTTCAGTTGATGCTGACGAAGCAATCAAAGTTCAATATCTTACGGAAAACTCTTACATGGATCCTTATATTTATACAAAGCTTGCCCATGAAGACGAAGGCCCTGTAGAAGGGGAATTCAGCGGTGGAGAATTTCCAGTTCCTACATCACGGAGAAGTCCCACTTCAAGGCTGGGTTCTTTCTCACAAATGGACCTTTCTGGGGTTTCATCGGCATCAGATGAATCAGTTTTCTATAGAAAGCTTGTTGAGCAGACACCTGATAATATACATTCAACTGGTTCTTCAATACTTCTTGTGCGTAACGATCCCGGAATGTCTCGTCAGGATGTGGCTACTAAGGAAAAGATTCGTGCTCTAATCGGAAGTTTTGGGcctcgtcttcttcttatctaTTTTAGATACATCAATCCTTTCTTACCGCTTTTTTCCAGGGGCCTCTTCTACTTTGGTACCAACCAAAATATGTTGGAGTTCCATAATTCGCTTCTTGCTACCCTCCTCACGTTGGGTATGGATTATTGGGCAATTGATCCTGTCCTTCAGCAATACACTCCACCCTCAGATATTACGTTATTCAAGATTGCACGATCCGCCATGATGGAAGAGCAGGAAATGCCAaattattcttctcttcaggCTTGCATTCTTTTATCCCAAAAACGACCAGTTGATCTTTCAAAACCGGATACTCCCTTTGTGTGGACTGTTCTCGGCATGGCAGCTTCTTTGGCTGAGACTATGGGCTATAATCATGAATGTCTCGAATGGCATATTCCAAGCTGGGATAAAAGATTACGCAGAAGAATTTGGTGGTGTTTTCTTGTTCAGGACACGTGGTTTGCTGCATGTTATGGGCTTCCACTACATATCGCTAGCCGCTACTGGCATGTGAGTCCCTTAACTCCAAATGACTTTGAGTCATATAGCATGAATGAAAGAGATTCTGAAAACTTCAAGCTTTCGGTAGTGAGTTTTTGCTTCATGGTCAATATATCATCACTTGTGGCCACAATTTGTGATGAGTTTTTATACTCACATATGtcctccttttcttttgagACTATATATCGTATGGGATGGCAATTGCTAGATAAGGTTACAGCGATGGAAGAAGACTCTCCTCGAAGCTTACAAGTTTCTTCACAAATCACTGGGCAGATTGCATGGGCCAATGCATCAATACAGCTGGCCATTCAGGCTGCTAAATTGATTATTCTTCGTCATTTGCTTCATAAACTGAAAGCATCCGATGAAAGATCACAGCATAGATACAGAGATTCGATATTCGATTCGTCTCTGGATTGCCTACGCAGCATATTGTGCCTTGTGGGTAAAATCAAGGCtgatcattttcaatattTTTGGTATTCGTGGTCAAGATTGAATTTTGCTCTGGCtgcaaacttcttcttgctcgTTTACTCCCTAGTTGAATCTGCCCAAGAAAGGGATACTGTTAAGGGTCTTCTGGATAACTATAGGTGGTGGTTGAGATGCAATaattcttcattttctgatCTCTCATTGGCATTGGCAGTTTTGGATAGAGCATATGCGGAAGGATTGGAGAGAATAGCAAGATAG
- a CDS encoding uncharacterized protein (EggNog:ENOG41), translating into MTTDEIKKEVTVPVIDFKPFLEGTAEGKENVGKKMIGAMRDIGFMYIINHGIPQSDQKRMLEWSASFFKLPDDKKMLCEHPKDGAHHRGWSAIGMEKVVQMVFDRAKISELRQHPDVKESFDSGNENNKECFNIWPRDEDIPGFREFCNYYFKVCETTADRLLRALALGLNLDENYLLKHHEESNNQLRLLCYPPTLEKNLREGKTERIAAHTDFGTLTMLLQDDCGGLQVEKPSNPGVFIDAPVIPGSLVINTGDFLMRWSNDQLKSTFHRVTAPPVDSRTGISKIRYSIPYFVSADRHKVIDALPGTFSEQNPKKYEPITSGEYLAKRLNATY; encoded by the coding sequence ATGACTACTGACGAAATCAAAAAGGAGGTGACCGTACCGGTGATTGACTTCAAACCTTTCTTAGAGGGAACAGCCGAAGGAAAGGAAAACGTTGgcaagaagatgattggTGCAATGAGAGACATTGGCTTCATGTATATCATTAATCACGGTATTCCCCAATCCGATCAGAAGAGAATGCTTGAATGGAGTGCtagtttcttcaagttaCCAGATGACAAGAAGATGCTATGTGAACATCCAAAGGACGGAGCTCACCATAGAGGCTGGTCCGCTATTGGTATGGAAAAAGTAGTGCAGATGGTCTTTGATAGAGCCAAAATTAGTGAATTGAGACAACACCCCGATGTGAAGGAGTCTTTTGACAGCGGTAACGAAAACAACAAAGAATGCTTCAATATATGGCCGAGAGATGAGGACATTCCGGGATTCAGGGAATTCTGTAACTACTACTTTAAAGTCTGCGAGACTACGGCTGACAGACTTTTGAGGGCTTTAGCTCTTGGCTTGAACCTTGATGAGAACTACTTACTTAAGCACCATGAAGAGTCCAACAACCAGCTTAGACTTTTATGCTATCCACCTACTCTGGAGAAGAATTTAAGAGAAGGCAAAACAGAGAGAATCGCTGCCCATACTGACTTTGGTACTTTAACCATGTTGCTTCAGGATGACTGTGGCGGCTTGCAAGTTGAGAAGCCCAGTAACCCTGGTGTCTTCATTGATGCACCGGTTATCCCAGGATCTCTTGTCATTAATACAGGCGATTTCTTGATGAGATGGTCCAACGATCAATTAAAGTCGACCTTTCACAGAGTCACAGCTCCTCCTGTAGATTCCAGGACGGGCATTTCCAAAATTCGTTACTCCATTCCATACTTTGTATCGGCAGACAGACACAAAGTTATTGACGCTTTGCCAGGTACTTTCTCCGAACAGAACCCGAAGAAGTATGAACCAATTACTTCAGGTGAATACTTGGCAAAGAGATTAAATGCTACTTATTAA
- a CDS encoding uncharacterized protein (CAZy:GH3), with protein MTFDVDNLLEQLTTEEKVSLISAVDFWHTAKIERLGIPSIRVSDGPNGIRGTKFFDGVPSACFPNGTCLASTFDAELLEKAGELMAREADHKGAQVILGPTTNIQRGPLGGRGFESFSEDPYLSGISTASIVGGIQKTGKVAATVKHFVCNDLEHERFSSNSVVSERALREIYLEPFRLAIKLADPKCIMTSYNKVNGVHCSENYKLTQKILRGEWKWNGMIMSDWYGTYSSVEAIQHGIDIEFPGPTRFRKWDVIKHLLQSKENDLREGDIDDRCRHVLDLVKYVVDSRGEGPYSTLEDTKNNTPKTSATLRKIAADGIVLLKNDKNVLPLSKGKSTVVIGPNAVALNTYSGGGSASLNPYYVVTPLEGIKNKVDNVDFTIGCHSHKALGGLFESMTNDLDKSKKGVRARFYTKPIDERSSAEKPIDELVVRNSYVTLFDYSNAAVDTKTKLFYTDFEGVFTPTETADYEFGCQVFGTALIYLNDKLLIDNKTHQTKGTFCFSSGTVEETAVAHLKAGENYKIRVEFGSGITSKLASDFGAGGLQVGVTKVIDAEKEIQHAVSLAKSHDNVILCIGLNSEWESEGYDRDDMTLPRKTNDLVSAVLKANPNTVVVNQSGTPVEMPWLKDCQTLVQAWYGGNELGNAIADVLFGDVVPSGKLSLSWPFKNQDNPAYLNFHTEKGRVLYGEDVFVGYRYYEKLQSQVAFPFGYGLSYTTFKYDDLKVTVNDTTVTASFTVANSGDKYTGKEAVQLYVASLNPSVIRPVKELKAFAKTELKPGESQTIKLSLNLKEACSYFDEYENKWCLEAGKYQIQVGSSSDDIHLIGDFEVQKTVYFLEL; from the coding sequence atgacTTTCGACGTTGACAATTTACTTGAGCAATTAACCACCGAAGAAAAGGTGTCGCTAATCTCTGCTGTCGATTTCTGGCATACTGCCAAGATCGAGAGATTGGGTATCCCTTCTATTCGAGTTAGTGATGGACCAAACGGTATTAGAGGAACCAAATTTTTCGACGGTGTTCCTTCTGCTTGCTTCCCCAATGGAACATGTTTGGCATCAACTTTCGATGCTGAACTTTTGGAGAAAGCTGGTGAATTGATGGCACGTGAGGCCGATCATAAAGGAGCCCAAGTGATTTTAGGTCCAACCACAAACATTCAGAGAGGACCTCTCGGAGGTCGTGGCTTTGAGAGTTTCAGTGAGGATCCTTACTTGAGTGGTATTTCCACTGCCTCTATTGTCGGTGGTATTCAAAAGACCGGTAAGGTTGCTGCCACTGTCAAGCATTTTGTCTGCAATGACTTGGAACACGAGAGATTCAGTTCCAATAGTGTCGTAAGTGAAAGAGCCTTGAGAGAAATCTATTTGGAACCTTTCAGATTGGCTATCAAGTTGGCTGATCCTAAATGTATTATGACCAGTTACAACAAAGTTAATGGTGTCCATTGTTCGGAAAACTACAAGTTGACTcagaagattttgagaggagaatggaaatggaaCGGCATGATTATGAGTGACTGGTATGGTACTTattcttctgttgaagcCATCCAGCACGGAATTGACATTGAATTTCCCGGCCCCACAAGATTTAGAAAATGGGACGTTATCAAGCATTTGCttcaatccaaagagaatgaCTTGAGAGAAGGGGACATTGACGACCGTTGTAGACATGTTTTAGACCTAGTCAAATATGTTGTTGATTCTAGAGGTGAAGGACCTTACAGCactttggaagatacaAAGAACAACACTCCTAAGACCAGTGCAACGCTAAGAAAGATTGCCGCTGATGGAATAgttttgttgaagaacgATAAAAATGTGTTGCCATTGTCAAAAGGAAAGTCTACAGTTGTTATTGGTCCTAATGCAGTCGCACTAAACACCTATTCTGGTGGAGGTTCTGCCTCTTTGAACCCTTACTATGTGGTTACACCTTTGGAGGGTATCAAGAATAAAGTCGATAATGTTGACTTCACCATAGGTTGCCACTCTCATAAGGCTTTAGGTGGCCTTTTTGAGTCCATGACTAACGACTTGGACAAATCCAAAAAGGGAGTTAGAGCTCGTTTCTACACTAAACcaattgatgaaagatcGTCTGCTGAAAAGCCTATTGATGAATTGGTTGTCCGCAATTCCTACGTGACTTTGTTCGACTATTCCaatgctgctgttgatacTAAGACGAAATTGTTCTATACAGATTTCGAAGGTGTGTTTACACCAACAGAAACTGCCGACTACGAATTTGGATGTCAAGTGTTTGGTACTGCCTTAATCTATCTCAACGATAAGTTGTTGATTGATAACAAGACCCACCAGACTAAGGGTACTTTCTGTTTCAGCAGCGGTACCGTTGAGGAGACTGCCGTTGCTCATTTGAAGGCCGGTGAGAATTACAAGATCAGAGTTGAGTTTGGTTCAGGTATCACCTCCAAGCTCGCTTCCGATTTTGGTGCCGGTGGTTTGCAAGTTGGTGTCACTAAAGTTATCGATGCCGAAAAAGAGATCCAGCATGCTGTGTCCCTTGCAAAGTCTCATGACAATGTTATTCTTTGCATTGGTTTGAACAGTGAATGGGAAAGTGAAGGCTATGATCGTGATGACATGACTTTGCCTAGAAAGACTAACGATTTGGTGTCCGCAGTGCTCAAGGCCAATCCTAACACTGTGGTGGTTAATCAATCGGGTACACCAGTTGAGATGCCATGGTTGAAAGATTGTCAAACATTGGTTCAAGCTTGGTACGGTGGTAACGAATTGGGTAACGCTATTGCCGATGTCCTATTCGGTGACGTTGTTCCAAGTGGTAAATTGTCCTTGAGTTGGCCATTTAAAAACCAGGACAATCCTGCCTACTTGAATTTCCACACCGAAAAGGGCCGTGTCTTGTACGGTGAAGACGTCTTTGTTGGTTACAGATACTACGAGAAATTGCAGAGCCAAGTTGCATTCCCATTCGGTTATGGTTTGTCTTACACCACTTTCAAGTACGATGATTTAAAGGTCACAGTTAACGATACTACCGTTACTGCATCCTTTACCGTGGCCAATTCTGGTGATAAGTATACCGGTAAGGAGGCTGTTCAATTGTATGTTGCATCATTGAATCCATCGGTTATTAGACCTGTCAAGGAATTGAAAGCATTTGCTAAGACGGAATTGAAACCGGGTGAATCTCAAACTATCAAGTTAAgcttgaacttgaaggaagCTTGCTCTTACTTTGACGAATACGAGAATAAATGGTGTTTAGAGGCTGGTAAGTACCAGATTCAAGTTGGTAGTAGCAGTGATGACATCCATTTGATTGGGGACTTTGAAGTCCAAAAGACTGTATACTTTTTGGAATTATGA